From one Lolium rigidum isolate FL_2022 chromosome 4, APGP_CSIRO_Lrig_0.1, whole genome shotgun sequence genomic stretch:
- the LOC124648794 gene encoding signal peptidase complex catalytic subunit SEC11A-like has translation MGFIGDQVESIRSMQVRQVLSQIISLGMIVTSALIIWKGLMVATGSESPVVVVLSGSMEPGFKRGDILFLTMSNEPIRTGEIVVFNIDGREIPIVHRVIKVHERQESAEVDILTKGDNNFGDDRLLYAQGQLWLQKHHIMGRAVGYLPYVGWVTIVMTEKPIIKYLLIGALGLLVITSKE, from the exons ATGGGGTTCATCGGCGACCAGGTGGAGTCGATCCGCTCGATGCAGGTGCGCCAGGTGCTCTCGCAGATCATCAGCCTAG GTATGATTGTTACCTCGGCATTGATCATATGGAAGGGATTGATGGTCGCAACTGGGAGTGAGTCTCCAGTGGTGGTGGTTCTTTCTGGTAGCATGGAGCCTGGATTTAAAAGG GGTGATATTCTGTTTTTAACCATGAGCAACGAACCTATCCGCACTGGAGAAATAGTTGTTTTTAACATTGAT GGACGTGAAATTCCAATTGTTCACCGTGTGAtcaag GTTCATGAACGCCAAGAAAGTGCAGAAGTTGATATCCTCACGAAAG GTGATAATAATTTTGGGGATGACCGACTTCTGTATGCACAAGGGCAGCTTTGGCTTCAGAAGCATCACATTATGGGGCGGGCTGTAGG GTATCTTCCATATGTTGGCTGGGTTACAATTGTGATGACTGAGAAGCCGATCATTAAG TACCTTCTGATTGGCGCACTGGGCCTGCTTGTCATAACATCGAAAGAGTGA